Proteins encoded in a region of the Scrofimicrobium sp. R131 genome:
- a CDS encoding histidinol-phosphate transaminase → MKLIDLRGLDRRVAAATPLPRPEVDINRAVELVHPLLNRVKTEGGAALYDLAERFDGVRPQQLRVPADALARAAEELPADLRAALELAIKHTRRAHEAQLPAPAVTEVIPGGFVRQRWVPLRRVGLYVPGGLAVYPSSVVMNVVTAQVAGVDSVVVASPPQKEFGGLPHPTVLAACALLGVDEVIAAGGSQAVGALAYGFSDGDYRCEPVDKVAGPGNIYVAAAKRVVQEVCGIDAEAGTTEIAILADETPDPRYVAADLISQAEHDPAAASVLVTDSPALAEAVQAALEPLIESTRHRERIRTALGGPQSGIVLVDDLEVGEAVIEAYAPEHLEVLTADARERANRIRHAGAIFVGPFSPVPLGDYLAGSNHVLPTGGTARYAAGLNVTQYLRSVQVIEYDRAALASLARPLSVLAEAENLPAHGLTVRLRGEEPDSAADRPAAPVRLPVRPDLAAVEPYGAPQLEVPVRLNVNENPYRPGPEVVESVTERIRGAMTGLNRYADRDATELRAGLARYLARESGVELAVDQVWAANGSNEIMLQLLSAFGGPGRIALGAAPTYSMYQEYARDTFTDWELLAPPADGGLFPGVQVDRVIEALHRVRPAVFFLPNPNNPTGQMVPLTEIERLLEAARWSGPTVDGEPSATLIVVDEAYAEFRQPSTASALTLLERYPHLVVTRTMSKAFAAAGLRLGYLAADPALVYEIQKVRLPYHLSLLTQAAATAVLEHTDAQLAQVALLRGERERLADWLRRQGYRVAPSEANFLLFGPLEDRESVWQQLVDRGVLIRIVGPAGCLRVTVGTPEENERFRTALVEVTQ, encoded by the coding sequence GTGAAACTGATCGATCTGAGGGGACTGGACCGCCGGGTGGCGGCCGCCACCCCGCTGCCGCGCCCAGAAGTCGACATCAATCGAGCGGTGGAACTGGTCCATCCGCTCTTGAACCGGGTCAAAACTGAAGGCGGGGCGGCCCTGTACGACCTGGCCGAACGCTTTGACGGGGTTCGACCCCAGCAGTTGCGCGTCCCGGCGGACGCGTTGGCCCGGGCTGCCGAAGAGCTGCCCGCCGACCTGCGGGCCGCGCTCGAACTGGCGATCAAGCACACCCGACGGGCCCACGAGGCCCAGCTGCCCGCTCCGGCCGTGACCGAAGTTATTCCCGGCGGCTTTGTCCGCCAGCGGTGGGTGCCGCTGCGCCGCGTGGGCCTGTACGTGCCCGGGGGCCTGGCCGTCTACCCCTCCTCCGTGGTGATGAACGTGGTCACCGCCCAGGTCGCCGGGGTGGACTCCGTGGTGGTGGCCTCACCGCCGCAGAAGGAATTCGGCGGTCTGCCGCACCCGACCGTGCTGGCGGCCTGCGCCCTGCTCGGGGTGGACGAGGTGATTGCGGCCGGCGGCTCCCAAGCGGTGGGCGCGTTGGCCTACGGCTTCTCCGACGGTGACTACCGGTGCGAGCCGGTGGACAAGGTGGCCGGGCCGGGCAACATTTACGTGGCCGCGGCCAAACGTGTAGTGCAGGAGGTGTGCGGCATCGACGCGGAGGCCGGCACCACCGAAATCGCTATTTTGGCTGACGAAACCCCGGATCCGCGCTACGTGGCCGCCGACCTCATCAGCCAGGCTGAACACGACCCGGCGGCGGCGTCCGTGCTGGTCACCGACTCGCCCGCCCTGGCCGAGGCGGTCCAGGCCGCGCTGGAACCTCTGATCGAGAGCACCCGGCACCGGGAGCGGATCCGGACCGCTCTGGGCGGACCCCAATCCGGAATCGTTCTGGTGGACGACCTGGAAGTGGGGGAGGCCGTGATCGAGGCCTACGCCCCCGAACACCTGGAGGTGCTGACCGCCGACGCCCGCGAACGAGCCAACCGGATCCGCCACGCGGGGGCCATCTTCGTCGGGCCCTTCTCGCCGGTGCCGCTCGGCGACTACCTGGCCGGATCCAATCACGTCCTCCCCACCGGGGGAACGGCCCGCTACGCGGCGGGTCTGAACGTGACCCAGTACCTGCGTTCGGTTCAGGTGATTGAGTACGACCGGGCAGCCCTGGCTTCGCTGGCCCGCCCGCTGAGCGTGCTGGCAGAGGCGGAAAACCTGCCGGCCCACGGCCTGACCGTGCGCCTGCGGGGGGAGGAGCCCGACTCGGCCGCTGATCGCCCAGCCGCCCCCGTGCGCCTGCCGGTGCGCCCCGACCTGGCTGCGGTGGAGCCCTACGGCGCACCCCAGCTGGAGGTCCCGGTCCGTCTGAACGTGAATGAGAACCCCTACCGGCCCGGCCCCGAAGTGGTCGAGTCGGTCACCGAGCGGATCCGCGGGGCGATGACCGGGCTCAACCGGTACGCCGACCGCGATGCGACCGAGCTGCGGGCCGGCCTGGCCCGCTACCTGGCCCGGGAGAGCGGGGTTGAGCTGGCCGTCGACCAGGTGTGGGCGGCCAACGGCTCCAACGAAATCATGCTGCAGTTGCTGTCGGCTTTTGGCGGGCCCGGCCGAATCGCCCTGGGAGCCGCCCCGACCTACTCCATGTACCAGGAGTACGCGCGCGACACCTTCACCGACTGGGAGCTGCTGGCCCCGCCCGCCGACGGGGGACTGTTCCCCGGGGTGCAGGTGGACCGGGTGATCGAGGCCCTCCACCGGGTCCGCCCGGCCGTGTTCTTCCTGCCGAACCCGAACAATCCCACCGGGCAGATGGTTCCGCTGACAGAGATTGAGCGGCTGCTGGAGGCAGCCCGCTGGAGCGGCCCCACCGTGGATGGCGAACCGAGCGCCACCCTGATCGTGGTGGATGAGGCCTACGCCGAGTTCCGCCAGCCGAGCACCGCCTCGGCCCTGACCCTGCTGGAGCGATACCCGCACCTGGTGGTCACCCGAACCATGTCGAAGGCATTTGCGGCTGCGGGCCTGCGCCTGGGCTACCTGGCGGCGGACCCCGCGCTGGTCTACGAAATCCAGAAGGTGCGCCTGCCCTACCACCTGTCCCTGCTCACCCAGGCGGCAGCCACGGCGGTGCTGGAACACACCGACGCGCAGCTGGCTCAGGTGGCCCTCCTGCGCGGTGAGCGCGAGCGCCTGGCCGACTGGCTGCGCCGGCAGGGCTACCGGGTGGCCCCCTCAGAAGCCAACTTCCTGCTGTTCGGCCCGTTGGAGGACCGCGAGTCGGTCTGGCAGCAGCTGGTGGACCGCGGCGTGCTGATCCGAATTGTTGGCCCAGCCGGGTGTCTGCGGGTTACTGTAGGCACACCGGAGGAGAACGAGCGCTTCCGAACCGCACTAGTGGAGGTAACCCAGTGA
- a CDS encoding RNA-binding S4 domain-containing protein — protein MSQLPTVTVSGTIRLGQFLKLTGLVEDGAQARTLIQEGDVEVNGQVDTRRGRQLAPGDEVVVRWPTGSAGARVGAPEDN, from the coding sequence ATGTCCCAGCTCCCAACCGTGACCGTCTCCGGCACCATCCGCCTCGGCCAGTTCCTGAAACTGACCGGTCTGGTGGAGGACGGGGCGCAGGCCCGCACCCTGATCCAGGAAGGCGACGTGGAGGTCAACGGGCAGGTGGACACCCGCCGGGGACGCCAGCTGGCCCCCGGGGACGAGGTGGTGGTCCGGTGGCCGACCGGCTCGGCCGGGGCCCGGGTGGGAGCCCCCGAGGACAACTAG
- the dnaE gene encoding DNA polymerase III subunit alpha, translating into MASDSFVHLHNHTEYSMLDGASRIKPMVAEAVRLGQPALGITDHGYLFGAYEFYRECTAQGIKPIIGLEAYITPGTSRFDRHKQLWGEPWQRDDDVSAGGAYTHLTLLAHSTEGVINLFRLGSEASLDGQMGKWPRADRELIERYHEGITVLTGCPSSAIQTRMRLGQWDEAVREASELRDIFGPENFYVELMDHGIDLERRTRQDLLRLADMFDAPLVVTNDSHYVRKEDSRTQEAMLAINSGSTFLEEPKVRHPDGTVTGSRFVFEGEGYYIRSSEEMRRDWADLPQALNSTLEIAEKSQVHFRTTDEGANYMPNFPTPEGEDETSWFIKEVERGLRRRFPDHIPSEVRERANFESDVIISMGFPGYFLVVADFINWAKEHGIRVGPGRGSGAGSMVAYAMGITELNPLHHGLLFERFLNPERVSMPDFDVDFDERRRDEVIEYVRRKYGDDRVAQVVTYGTIKTKQALKDSARILGRDFQTGERLTKALPPSVMGKDIPVKGIFDESHPRYAEASEFRKLYEESPDLHEVVDMALSLEGLTRQWGVHACAVIMSSHTLTDIIPLMKRPQDGAIITQFDYPTCEALGLLKMDFLGLRNLTVISDALDNIALNGKELPDLNERDLDDRRTYELLSQGDTLGIFQLDGGGMRELLRLMQPDNFEDISAVGALYRPGPMGADSHTNYALRKNGRQEITPIHPELAEPLKDILGTTYGLIVYQEQVMQIAQKVAGYSLGQADMLRRAMGKKKKEILDREFEPFKAGMLERGYSMEAIEELWGILVPFSNYAFNKSHSAAYGLVSYWTAYLKANYPTEYMAALLTSTKENKDRRAIYLAECRHMDITVLTPDVNTSKGNFVADGENIRFGLSSIQNVGNNVVEAIVATREEKGAFESFRDFLDKVPQVVCNKRTIQSLIKAGAFDSLGHTRRALLSISDEAVDSVIDVKRNEAHGQFDLFAGLGGEDEGAAGLAITVPDIPEWDRKQKLAFEREMLGLYVSDHPLRGIAHSLSRYQDQQIAAILDAGDDFDGKQVKVAGLISSLQTRITKNGAPWAIVTVEDLAGSIEVLFFPRQYEKVQHLLAEDALVQVEGRASLRNDAVSITGNNLRVLELREDNNNPVEIRLDPSQCLPAVLQQVRQALLNYPGPQQVRVHLVEGRKTSIIQLDDRLRVAGTSSLISELKAILGPAAVTH; encoded by the coding sequence ATGGCTTCGGACAGTTTCGTACACCTGCACAACCACACCGAGTACTCGATGCTGGACGGGGCGTCGCGAATCAAACCGATGGTGGCGGAGGCGGTTCGCCTGGGCCAACCGGCCCTCGGAATAACCGACCACGGGTACCTGTTTGGCGCCTACGAGTTCTACCGCGAATGCACCGCGCAGGGGATCAAACCGATCATTGGGCTCGAGGCTTACATTACGCCCGGCACCTCCCGTTTCGATCGGCACAAGCAGCTGTGGGGGGAGCCCTGGCAGCGCGACGACGATGTCTCGGCGGGCGGAGCCTACACCCACCTGACCCTGCTGGCGCACTCCACCGAAGGCGTAATCAACCTGTTCCGGCTGGGTTCGGAGGCTTCGCTGGACGGCCAAATGGGCAAGTGGCCCCGCGCCGACCGGGAGCTGATTGAGCGCTACCACGAGGGGATTACCGTGCTGACGGGGTGCCCCTCCTCGGCCATCCAAACCCGAATGCGACTCGGACAGTGGGACGAGGCGGTCCGGGAGGCTTCCGAGTTGCGCGACATCTTTGGACCCGAGAACTTCTACGTGGAGCTGATGGACCACGGGATTGACCTGGAGCGACGGACCCGACAGGACCTGCTGCGCCTGGCCGACATGTTCGACGCGCCGCTGGTGGTCACCAACGACTCCCACTACGTTCGCAAAGAGGATTCGCGGACGCAGGAGGCGATGCTGGCGATCAACTCGGGGTCCACCTTCCTGGAGGAACCAAAGGTGCGCCACCCCGACGGAACCGTCACCGGCTCCCGGTTTGTGTTCGAGGGGGAGGGGTACTACATCCGCTCCTCTGAGGAGATGCGGCGCGACTGGGCGGACCTACCTCAGGCGCTCAACTCCACCCTGGAGATTGCAGAGAAGTCGCAGGTGCATTTCCGCACCACCGATGAGGGCGCCAACTACATGCCGAACTTCCCCACCCCCGAAGGGGAAGATGAGACCTCCTGGTTCATCAAAGAGGTGGAGCGGGGCCTGCGCCGGCGCTTCCCCGATCATATTCCCTCCGAGGTGCGGGAGCGGGCCAACTTTGAGTCCGACGTGATCATCTCCATGGGCTTCCCGGGTTACTTCCTGGTGGTGGCAGACTTCATCAACTGGGCCAAGGAACACGGGATCCGAGTGGGTCCCGGCCGCGGATCCGGGGCCGGGTCGATGGTGGCCTACGCCATGGGGATCACCGAACTGAACCCGCTTCACCACGGGCTGCTGTTTGAGAGGTTCCTGAACCCCGAGCGCGTCTCCATGCCCGACTTTGACGTCGACTTCGACGAACGTCGGCGCGACGAGGTGATCGAGTACGTCCGGCGCAAGTACGGTGACGACCGGGTGGCGCAGGTGGTCACCTACGGCACGATTAAGACCAAGCAGGCGCTGAAGGACTCGGCCCGGATCCTCGGCCGTGACTTCCAGACGGGGGAGCGGCTAACCAAGGCCCTGCCCCCCTCGGTGATGGGGAAAGATATTCCGGTCAAGGGGATCTTTGACGAGTCGCACCCGCGCTACGCGGAGGCGTCCGAGTTCCGCAAACTCTACGAGGAGTCCCCGGACCTGCACGAAGTGGTCGACATGGCCCTGTCACTGGAGGGGTTGACCCGCCAGTGGGGGGTTCACGCCTGCGCGGTGATCATGTCCTCCCACACTCTGACCGACATCATTCCGCTGATGAAGCGCCCGCAGGACGGGGCCATCATCACCCAGTTCGACTACCCCACCTGCGAGGCCCTCGGGCTGCTGAAAATGGACTTCCTGGGCTTGCGGAACCTGACCGTAATCTCCGACGCGCTGGACAATATCGCGCTGAACGGGAAGGAACTGCCGGACCTAAACGAGCGGGACCTGGACGACCGGCGCACCTACGAGTTGCTCAGCCAGGGCGACACGCTGGGGATCTTCCAGCTCGATGGCGGGGGCATGCGCGAACTGCTGCGCCTGATGCAGCCGGACAACTTCGAGGACATTTCCGCGGTTGGTGCGCTTTACCGCCCCGGCCCGATGGGCGCCGACTCGCACACCAACTATGCGCTGCGGAAGAACGGGCGCCAGGAGATCACCCCGATCCACCCCGAACTGGCCGAGCCGCTGAAAGACATCCTGGGTACCACCTACGGTCTGATCGTCTACCAGGAACAGGTGATGCAGATTGCCCAGAAGGTGGCCGGGTATTCCCTGGGGCAGGCAGACATGCTCCGCCGCGCCATGGGCAAAAAGAAGAAGGAAATTCTGGACCGGGAGTTCGAACCCTTCAAGGCGGGCATGCTTGAGCGGGGATACTCGATGGAGGCGATTGAGGAGCTGTGGGGCATCCTGGTGCCCTTCTCCAACTACGCCTTCAACAAGTCGCACTCGGCCGCCTACGGGCTGGTCTCCTACTGGACCGCCTACCTGAAGGCCAACTATCCGACCGAGTACATGGCCGCCCTGCTCACCTCAACCAAGGAGAACAAGGACCGGCGCGCCATCTACCTGGCCGAGTGCCGGCACATGGACATCACCGTGTTGACCCCGGACGTCAACACCTCAAAAGGCAACTTCGTGGCCGACGGGGAGAACATCCGTTTTGGCCTGTCCTCAATTCAAAACGTGGGCAACAACGTGGTGGAGGCAATTGTCGCCACCCGGGAGGAAAAAGGCGCCTTCGAGTCGTTCCGGGACTTCCTGGACAAGGTCCCCCAGGTGGTCTGCAACAAGCGGACCATCCAGTCGCTGATCAAAGCGGGTGCCTTCGACTCGCTGGGGCACACTCGCCGCGCACTGCTGTCCATTTCGGACGAGGCGGTCGACTCGGTCATCGACGTCAAGCGCAACGAGGCTCACGGCCAGTTCGACCTGTTTGCGGGCCTGGGCGGAGAGGACGAGGGGGCGGCCGGCCTGGCCATTACCGTCCCGGACATCCCCGAGTGGGACCGGAAGCAGAAGTTGGCGTTCGAGCGGGAAATGCTCGGCCTGTACGTGTCGGACCACCCGCTGCGCGGCATCGCCCACTCGCTCAGCCGCTATCAGGACCAGCAGATTGCCGCGATCCTGGATGCGGGCGACGACTTTGACGGCAAACAGGTCAAGGTAGCGGGGCTGATCTCATCCCTCCAAACCCGAATCACGAAGAACGGTGCCCCCTGGGCAATCGTGACGGTGGAGGACCTGGCCGGCTCGATCGAGGTGCTGTTCTTCCCGCGCCAATACGAGAAGGTTCAGCACCTGCTGGCAGAGGATGCCCTGGTCCAAGTTGAGGGGCGGGCCTCCCTGCGCAACGACGCCGTCTCCATCACCGGCAACAACCTGCGGGTGCTGGAACTGCGAGAGGACAACAACAACCCGGTCGAGATTCGACTTGATCCCAGCCAGTGCCTGCCCGCGGTGCTCCAGCAGGTGCGTCAGGCGCTGCTGAACTATCCGGGTCCGCAGCAGGTCCGGGTGCACCTGGTGGAGGGGCGGAAGACCTCGATCATTCAGCTGGACGACCGGCTGCGAGTGGCCGGCACCTCCTCGCTGATTTCCGAGCTGAAAGCGATTTTGGGACCGGCCGCGGTCACCCACTAG
- a CDS encoding GNAT family N-acetyltransferase, with the protein MSELTFHRYPGGQVSPWWPQASQLRWDVFVQEQQVAPVLELDARDYRPTTTHLVGVDRDGVVQAAARILPDGNGVFHLGRVVVRQTGRGRGWGRQIMEAAHREVVHLLPPGTTGRLVLEAQVQAIDFYRSCGYQPTDDPRFLDAGIWHQRMDRSIVSSTPPAR; encoded by the coding sequence GTGAGCGAGCTGACCTTTCACCGCTACCCGGGCGGACAGGTGAGCCCCTGGTGGCCCCAGGCGTCGCAGCTGCGCTGGGACGTGTTTGTGCAGGAGCAGCAGGTGGCCCCGGTCCTAGAGTTGGACGCGCGCGATTACCGCCCCACCACCACCCACCTGGTGGGGGTGGACCGGGACGGAGTAGTCCAGGCGGCGGCTCGGATCCTGCCCGACGGCAACGGGGTGTTTCACCTGGGTCGTGTGGTGGTGAGGCAAACCGGTCGGGGCCGCGGCTGGGGCCGACAAATAATGGAGGCCGCTCACCGTGAGGTGGTCCACCTCCTTCCCCCGGGAACGACCGGACGCCTCGTCCTGGAAGCCCAGGTGCAGGCGATCGACTTCTACCGTTCCTGCGGATATCAGCCCACCGACGACCCCCGATTTTTGGATGCGGGCATCTGGCACCAGCGGATGGATCGCTCCATTGTGAGCAGCACGCCACCGGCTCGATGA
- a CDS encoding RluA family pseudouridine synthase — protein MSEVRELPVPEGLVGERVDAALSRLLGLSRVQVTDLLAEGRIEVNGQVPTKSARLHSNDWLRVELPSPEEKPTPVVEMQILYDDEDLVVVNKPVGVAAHTGPGWDGPTVLGNLEAAGFRIASGGPPERQGIVQRLDVGTTGAMMVAKSERAYSVLKQAFRDRTVDKRYHAIISGHPQNLHGTVDAPIGRHPSRQWRMAVLEGGKPARTHYDVIELMPGAALLDIGLETGRTHQIRVHMAALGHPIVGDTFYGADPVQAERLGLTRQWLHAYSVGFTHPRTEEYLEIQAPYPQDLVDALAQLRGES, from the coding sequence ATGAGTGAAGTGCGGGAACTGCCGGTCCCAGAAGGACTGGTTGGGGAGCGGGTCGACGCGGCGCTTTCCCGCCTGCTGGGCCTGTCCCGGGTCCAGGTCACCGACCTGCTGGCCGAGGGCCGAATTGAGGTGAACGGGCAGGTTCCGACCAAGTCGGCCCGCCTGCACTCAAATGACTGGCTGCGGGTCGAGCTGCCCAGCCCGGAGGAAAAACCCACCCCGGTGGTGGAAATGCAGATTCTCTACGACGACGAGGACCTGGTGGTGGTGAACAAGCCGGTGGGCGTGGCCGCCCATACCGGGCCGGGTTGGGACGGCCCGACCGTGCTTGGAAACCTGGAGGCCGCGGGCTTTCGGATTGCTTCCGGTGGCCCCCCGGAGCGGCAAGGAATCGTCCAGCGCCTGGACGTGGGCACCACCGGCGCGATGATGGTGGCCAAGTCGGAACGGGCCTACTCGGTCCTGAAGCAGGCCTTCCGGGACCGAACGGTTGACAAGCGCTACCACGCGATTATTTCCGGCCACCCGCAGAACCTTCACGGAACGGTCGACGCGCCGATTGGGCGCCACCCCTCTCGTCAGTGGCGGATGGCCGTGCTGGAGGGAGGCAAGCCGGCCCGCACCCACTACGACGTGATCGAGCTGATGCCGGGGGCCGCACTGCTCGACATCGGCCTGGAGACGGGTCGCACCCACCAGATTAGGGTTCACATGGCGGCCCTGGGCCACCCGATTGTGGGGGACACCTTCTACGGGGCGGATCCGGTCCAAGCGGAGCGCCTCGGCCTGACCCGCCAGTGGCTGCACGCCTACTCGGTGGGGTTCACCCACCCGCGCACCGAAGAGTACCTGGAGATTCAGGCGCCCTATCCGCAGGACCTGGTCGACGCCCTGGCCCAACTGAGAGGCGAGTCGTGA
- the lspA gene encoding signal peptidase II codes for MAEQEAERTESTGKHLSMGWVMLGVTAVAIILDQLTKIWAVTSLPEDGSAPYSFGFISLRLIRNPGAAFSLGAGSTWVFTIISTLVVIAILWWVAKGNVQSVLLAVVLGLIAGGAIGNLIDRLTQPPGFAQGHVIDFIDYNGFFVGNVADIWIVGGALGLVLYFALHRETPEVTDE; via the coding sequence TTGGCTGAACAAGAGGCGGAACGCACCGAGTCCACCGGGAAACACCTCTCCATGGGGTGGGTCATGCTGGGGGTGACCGCAGTGGCGATCATCCTGGATCAGCTGACCAAAATCTGGGCGGTCACCTCTCTTCCCGAAGACGGCAGTGCCCCCTACTCGTTCGGTTTCATCTCCCTGCGCCTGATCCGCAACCCGGGCGCCGCGTTCTCGCTGGGGGCCGGCTCCACCTGGGTGTTCACCATTATCTCCACCCTGGTGGTGATTGCGATCCTCTGGTGGGTAGCCAAAGGTAACGTGCAATCGGTCCTGCTGGCGGTGGTGCTGGGCCTGATCGCGGGTGGAGCGATTGGCAACCTGATTGACCGCCTCACCCAGCCGCCCGGCTTTGCCCAGGGACACGTAATCGACTTCATCGACTACAACGGGTTCTTCGTGGGCAACGTGGCTGACATCTGGATTGTCGGCGGCGCCCTGGGCCTGGTGCTCTACTTTGCGCTGCACCGCGAGACCCCGGAAGTTACCGATGAGTGA
- a CDS encoding DivIVA domain-containing protein, whose translation MALLTAEDVLEKKFQVVKFREGYDQVEVDEFLDEVVATVYALQVENSELKDQLEAANRRIAELSSGHPVEVAPAPVVEEPVVAAQPEPAPVAAPSQEDHASATSMLALAQRLHDEYVNDGRAEGERIISEARQRGDEIVREAEGRRDSVLTQLDQDRGLLEEKINELRNFESQYRRSLTDHLQTLLQEVSSEN comes from the coding sequence ATGGCGCTACTCACAGCCGAAGACGTGCTGGAAAAAAAGTTCCAGGTCGTCAAATTCCGCGAAGGGTATGACCAGGTAGAAGTTGACGAGTTCCTCGATGAAGTCGTTGCCACGGTCTACGCCCTTCAGGTCGAAAACAGCGAGCTGAAGGACCAGCTGGAAGCAGCCAACCGGCGGATCGCCGAACTGTCCTCCGGCCACCCGGTCGAAGTTGCGCCCGCCCCCGTGGTGGAAGAGCCGGTCGTTGCCGCTCAGCCCGAGCCGGCCCCGGTCGCCGCCCCCTCGCAGGAGGATCACGCTTCCGCCACCTCGATGCTGGCTCTGGCCCAGCGCCTGCACGACGAGTACGTCAATGACGGTCGGGCAGAGGGTGAACGGATCATCTCCGAAGCCCGTCAGCGCGGCGACGAGATCGTGCGCGAGGCCGAGGGTCGCCGTGACTCGGTCCTGACCCAGCTGGATCAGGATCGCGGTCTGCTGGAAGAGAAGATCAACGAGCTGCGCAACTTCGAGTCGCAGTACCGCCGGTCCCTCACCGATCACCTGCAGACCCTGCTGCAGGAAGTTTCCTCGGAAAACTAA
- a CDS encoding YggT family protein, producing MLLIILGTILSFLASAYTLILLARVVLDWARILAPRWRPTGPLLVLANFVYAVTDPPLRWLRQYIPPLRLGNIALDVGFLVLFVAVALLGRLGPVLIMMGR from the coding sequence GTGCTGCTAATAATCCTCGGGACAATTCTGTCCTTCCTGGCCTCGGCCTACACGTTGATCCTGTTGGCGCGCGTCGTGTTGGATTGGGCGCGCATCCTGGCTCCAAGGTGGCGGCCCACCGGGCCCCTGCTGGTGCTAGCCAACTTCGTCTACGCGGTGACCGATCCGCCACTGCGGTGGCTGCGCCAGTACATTCCCCCGCTCAGGTTGGGCAACATTGCCCTGGACGTGGGATTCCTAGTCCTTTTTGTGGCGGTGGCTCTCCTCGGCCGCCTGGGCCCGGTCCTGATCATGATGGGCAGATAG
- a CDS encoding cell division protein SepF codes for MAAGLNWALEKMGWRVPEDELIEDDFAPVAEVHEYPFSAFEQTVQEEAPVKTSIERDSYLSESAAQDDRRRIVTVHPRSFSDARVVAESFRDGIPVIMNLTDMDDSEARRIIDFAAGLTFGLRGEIERVTTRVFLLSPEDTVVSNSRVGRTASYR; via the coding sequence ATGGCCGCTGGGTTGAACTGGGCGCTGGAGAAGATGGGCTGGCGCGTTCCGGAAGACGAACTGATCGAAGACGACTTCGCTCCGGTGGCCGAAGTTCACGAGTACCCGTTCTCAGCATTTGAACAGACCGTCCAGGAGGAAGCTCCCGTGAAAACCAGTATTGAGCGCGACTCCTACCTGAGTGAGTCTGCCGCCCAGGATGACCGCCGACGCATCGTCACCGTGCACCCGCGCAGCTTCTCCGATGCCCGCGTGGTGGCCGAATCTTTCCGCGACGGTATTCCGGTGATTATGAACCTGACCGATATGGACGACTCGGAAGCCCGCCGAATCATCGACTTTGCCGCGGGGCTGACCTTTGGTTTGCGCGGGGAAATTGAACGAGTGACAACTCGGGTATTCCTGCTTTCGCCCGAAGACACGGTGGTGAGCAACAGCCGGGTAGGACGGACCGCCAGTTACCGTTAG